A single region of the Mustelus asterias unplaced genomic scaffold, sMusAst1.hap1.1 HAP1_SCAFFOLD_1290, whole genome shotgun sequence genome encodes:
- the LOC144488099 gene encoding uncharacterized protein LOC144488099 — MEKPWKCVDCGKGFGFPSQLEVHRRSHTGERPFTCSVCGKGFTHSYNLLTHQRVHTGERPFTCPVCGKGFTRSSHIVTHQLVHTDERMFTCSDCEKSFKCKKDLLTHQRIHTGERPFTCSVCGKGFIQSSHLQTHQLVHSDNKLFNCSHCAKSFKSKKDLLTHQYAHTGERPFTCCVCGKGFSRPSALLNHQRIHTGERPFTCSDCGKGFTRSSNLLNHQRVHTGERPFTCSVCGKGFSQSSNLLTHQKVHSAERPLTCSVCGKGFSHLSYLLKHQRVHTGERPFTCNVCGKGFIQSSHLLTHQRVHKRLQGLDSTLNDAVNHIQD; from the coding sequence atggagaaaccgtggaaatgtgtggattgtgggaagggattcggtttcccatcacaactggaagttcatcggcgcagtcacactggggagagaccgttcacctgctccgtctgtgggaagggattcacccattcatacaaccttctgactcaccaacgggttcacactggggagaggccgttcacctgtcctgtgtgtgggaagggattcactcgctcatcccacattgtgacacaccaacttgttcacactgatgagagaatgtttacatgttctgactgtgagaagagttttaaatgcaaaaaggatctgctgacacaccaacgaattcacactggggagagaccgttcacctgctctgtgtgtgggaaaggattcattcagtcatcccacttgcagacacatcaacttgttcactctgataacaaactttttaattgttcccactgtgcgaagagctttaaaagtaaaAAGGATCTGCTAACGCACCAatatgctcacactggggagaggccattcacctgctgtgtgtgtgggaagggattcagccgtccatctgccctattgaaccaccagagaattcacactggggagaggcccttcacctgctcagactgtgggaagggattcactcgttcatccaacttattgaatcaccagcgagttcacactggggagaggccgttcacctgctctgtgtgtgggaagggattcagtcagtcatccaacctgctgacacaccagaaagTTCACAGTGCGGAGAGGCCActtacctgctctgtctgtgggaagggattttctcatttatcttatcttctgaaacaccagcgagttcacactggggagaggccgttcacctgtaatgtctgtggaaagggatttattcagtcatcccacctgctaacacaccagcgagttcacaaacgactgcaaggtttggattctactcttaatgatgctgttaatcatatccaggactga